From a single Strix uralensis isolate ZFMK-TIS-50842 chromosome 25, bStrUra1, whole genome shotgun sequence genomic region:
- the LOC141954651 gene encoding uncharacterized protein LOC141954651, which produces MVQINLCCPVGKEPPWGAGARQVLATCTPKPAPPLRCSLPKALTPGEPGSGLPAAPRTLPSASSFCQSNPTWVPPSPWRRWQSLPFLARSGARAASACRDGNGESAAAKKFIRASNCFPVVVLKLFRGRRGPSPSLRLALPCAEEKLRAFSRGFETLPRRESAFSSAAVRLCPGSPPDAQPGSRWNCRQPHLSAPRVLPGLAPSFGSWRWGKIARRVSKASVVLRGYVTDLIYNEAFSELPPQAFPGEESSCRRSLPQRAGSESGFTGRAAATGVGLQPARGDDPSEQSHRLDAPPRPWWFWWLSGSLTPGGWGCAEPCQAIAGGEHSQAGLVDRSACAFVPTRGC; this is translated from the exons ATGGTGCAAATAAATCTCTGCTGCCCCGTGGGAAAGGAGCCGCCCTGGGGTGCGGGAGCAAGGCAGGTTCTTGCAACGTGCACCCCAAAACCCGCTCCACCCCTCCGCTGCTCCCTTCCGAAGGCTTTAACCCCGGGAGAGCCGGGGTCAGGGCTGCCAGCGGCACCACGCACGCTCCCCTCCGCATCCTCCTTCTGCCAGAGTAACCCG ACGTGGGTCCCCCCCAGCCCGTGGCGGCGCTGGCAATCCCTCCCGTTTCTCGCCCGAAGCGGGGCACGTGCCGCTTCTGCGTGTCGTGATGGTAACGGCGAGTCAGCGGCAGCGAAAAAGTTCATCCGTGCATCAAACTGCTTCCCCGTGGTCGTGCTCAAGCTGTtccgcgggcggcgggggcctTCCCCATCGCTGCGCTTGGCTTTGCCTTGCGCTGAAGAGAAACTTCGGGCCTTCTCCAGAGGGTTTGAAACCCTGCCGAGGAGAGAAAGTGCCTTCTCATCCGCGGCGGTGCGGCTCTGCCCAGGCTCTCCTCCCGACGCGCAGCCTGGCAGTCGCTGGAATTGCCGGCAGCCGCATCTCTCCGCACCGCGCGTCCTCCCCGGGCTGGCACCGTCCTTTGGGAGCTGGCGGTGGGGGAAGATCGCCCGGAGGGTAAGCAAAGCGTCAGTCGTTCTCCGAGGATATGTCACTGATTTAATATATAACGAAGCTTTTTCTGAGCTCCCTCCGCAGGCGTTCCCCGGGGAGGAGAGCAGCTGCAGACGGTCCCTACCCCAGAGGGCAG GCTCGGAGTCAGGCTTCACGGGAAGGGCTGCAGCCACCGGTGTGGGACTGCAGCCGGCGCGTGGGGACGACCCCTCTGAGCAGTCTCACAGGCTGGATGCTCCGCCGAGGCCGTGGTGGTTCTGGTGGCTCTCGGGGTCCCTCACGCCGGGAGGTTGGGGCTGTGCTGAGCCGTGCCAGGCCATTGCTGGTGGTGagcacagccaggctgggctggtgGACCGGTCGGCCTGCGCGTTTGTCCCCACTAGAGGCTGCTGA
- the LOC141954633 gene encoding CCN family member 2-like isoform X2, whose amino-acid sequence MESVEPQACTYPCQCPSQPLQCPAGTSHVLDACGCCKVCARQLGELCSLQKPCDHHKGLYCDFSKIHRGSGICLAHEGATCDLLGKIYHNGESFQPTCKLQCICMDGAIGCIPLCSDDLRLPSPECPNPRRVKFHNKCCEEWICEEGSEENRFETAMAVFREDPAHKPELNNLQENCLVQTTEWSACSKSCGMGISARVTNDNPQCRLEKETRLCMVRPCDFPVEKTKKGKKCVRTPKPRQSLHFEFSGCTSTRSYRPKFCGSCTDGRCCTPYVTSTVEVEFRCPEGDFFQRKMMFIKMCSCHYDCPRDNDIFLATYHRRMIGDHVKTERQ is encoded by the exons GTAGAACCGCAGGCCTGCACGTATCCATGCCAGtgtccctcccagcctctgcaGTGCCCCGCTGGCACCAGCCATGTGTTGGATGCCTGTGGTTGCTGCAAGGTGTGTGCCAGGCAGCTTGGCGAGCTCTGTTCCCTGCAGAAACCCTGTGATCATCACAAGGGACTCTACTGCGACTTCTCCAAAATCCACAGAGGCAGCGGGATCTGCTTAG ctcatGAGGGTGCGACTTGTGACCTGCTGGGCAAGATCTACCACAACGGGGAGAGCTTCCAGCCCACCTGCAAGCTGCAGTGCATCTGCATGGACGGGGCCATCGGCtgcatccccctctgctccgaCGACCTGCGGCTGCCGTCCCCCGAGTGCCCCAACCCCCGGCGGGTGAAATTTCACAATAAGTGCTGCGAAGAGTGGATCTGCGAGGAGGGCAGCGAGGAAAACCGCTTCGAAACAGCCATGGCGG TTTTCAGGGAGGATCCAGCACACAAACCGGAGCTGAATAACCTGCAGGAGAACTGCCTGGTGCAGACCACCGAGTGGAGCGCGTGCTCCAAGAGCTGTGGCATGGGCATCTCTGCCCGAGTAACCAACGACAACCCCCAGTGCCGCCTGGAGAAGGAGACCCGGCTCTGCATGGTCCGGCCCTGCGACTTCCCCGTGGAGAAAACCAAG AAGGGGAAGAAATGTGTGCGGACCCCAAAGCCACGCCAGAGCCTCCACTTTGAGTTTTCGGGCTGCACCAGCACCCGTTCCTACCGGCCCAAGTTCTGCGGCAGCTGCACGGACGGCCGCTGCTGCACCCCGTACGTCACCAGCACCGTGGAGGTGGAGTTCCGCTGCCCCGAGGGGGACTTCTTCCAGCGGAAGATGATGTTCATCAAGATGTGCTCCTGCCACTACGACTGCCCCCGAGACAACGACATCTTCCTGGCCACGTATCACAGGAGGATGATTGGAGACCACGTCAAGACAGAGAGGCAGTAG
- the LOC141954633 gene encoding CCN family member 2-like isoform X1 yields the protein MSGNLGTVTWTLFLLLLAPGWVEPQACTYPCQCPSQPLQCPAGTSHVLDACGCCKVCARQLGELCSLQKPCDHHKGLYCDFSKIHRGSGICLAHEGATCDLLGKIYHNGESFQPTCKLQCICMDGAIGCIPLCSDDLRLPSPECPNPRRVKFHNKCCEEWICEEGSEENRFETAMAVFREDPAHKPELNNLQENCLVQTTEWSACSKSCGMGISARVTNDNPQCRLEKETRLCMVRPCDFPVEKTKKGKKCVRTPKPRQSLHFEFSGCTSTRSYRPKFCGSCTDGRCCTPYVTSTVEVEFRCPEGDFFQRKMMFIKMCSCHYDCPRDNDIFLATYHRRMIGDHVKTERQ from the exons ATGTCTGGCAACTTGGGGACAGTGACCTGGaccctgttcctcctcctccttgctcctgGCTGG GTAGAACCGCAGGCCTGCACGTATCCATGCCAGtgtccctcccagcctctgcaGTGCCCCGCTGGCACCAGCCATGTGTTGGATGCCTGTGGTTGCTGCAAGGTGTGTGCCAGGCAGCTTGGCGAGCTCTGTTCCCTGCAGAAACCCTGTGATCATCACAAGGGACTCTACTGCGACTTCTCCAAAATCCACAGAGGCAGCGGGATCTGCTTAG ctcatGAGGGTGCGACTTGTGACCTGCTGGGCAAGATCTACCACAACGGGGAGAGCTTCCAGCCCACCTGCAAGCTGCAGTGCATCTGCATGGACGGGGCCATCGGCtgcatccccctctgctccgaCGACCTGCGGCTGCCGTCCCCCGAGTGCCCCAACCCCCGGCGGGTGAAATTTCACAATAAGTGCTGCGAAGAGTGGATCTGCGAGGAGGGCAGCGAGGAAAACCGCTTCGAAACAGCCATGGCGG TTTTCAGGGAGGATCCAGCACACAAACCGGAGCTGAATAACCTGCAGGAGAACTGCCTGGTGCAGACCACCGAGTGGAGCGCGTGCTCCAAGAGCTGTGGCATGGGCATCTCTGCCCGAGTAACCAACGACAACCCCCAGTGCCGCCTGGAGAAGGAGACCCGGCTCTGCATGGTCCGGCCCTGCGACTTCCCCGTGGAGAAAACCAAG AAGGGGAAGAAATGTGTGCGGACCCCAAAGCCACGCCAGAGCCTCCACTTTGAGTTTTCGGGCTGCACCAGCACCCGTTCCTACCGGCCCAAGTTCTGCGGCAGCTGCACGGACGGCCGCTGCTGCACCCCGTACGTCACCAGCACCGTGGAGGTGGAGTTCCGCTGCCCCGAGGGGGACTTCTTCCAGCGGAAGATGATGTTCATCAAGATGTGCTCCTGCCACTACGACTGCCCCCGAGACAACGACATCTTCCTGGCCACGTATCACAGGAGGATGATTGGAGACCACGTCAAGACAGAGAGGCAGTAG